A genomic window from bacterium includes:
- the nrdR gene encoding transcriptional regulator NrdR yields the protein MKCPYCSFLKDKVIDTREINNGLQVRRRRECLNCRKRFTTYEEIEMKPIIVIKKDGRREKFNRDKIFSGIQRACEKRPISTEEIEKVIIEIEQELRQKGEREIPSKEIGKIVIKKLKKLDKIAYIRFASVYRDFQDVSQFKKEIDKII from the coding sequence ATGAAATGTCCATATTGCAGTTTCCTTAAAGACAAAGTTATTGATACAAGAGAAATAAATAACGGGTTGCAGGTAAGAAGAAGAAGAGAATGTTTAAATTGTAGAAAAAGATTTACTACATATGAAGAGATAGAAATGAAACCAATTATAGTTATTAAAAAAGATGGAAGGAGAGAAAAATTTAACAGGGATAAAATTTTTTCTGGAATACAGAGAGCATGTGAAAAAAGACCCATCAGTACAGAAGAAATTGAAAAAGTAATTATTGAAATAGAACAGGAATTGAGACAGAAAGGCGAAAGAGAAATACCATCTAAGGAAATAGGTAAAATTGTTATTAAGAAGTTAAAAAAATTAGATAAAATTGCATATATAAGGTTTGCTTCTGTTTATAGGGACTTCCAGGATGTTTCACAATTTAAAAAGGAAATAGATAAAATTATATAG
- a CDS encoding ribonucleoside triphosphate reductase, with protein MFEKIKKRNGEIVNFDASKITNAILKAGQATGEFGFDIAKKLTLRVLDIAINTIGEKIPNVEEIQDIVEEVLISSPYKKTAKAYIIYREQHAKIREITTKASLDLVDQYLTKIDWRVNENSNMSFSLQGLNNYISSEITKTYWLNNIYPPEIRNAYINGDFHIHDLGCLSVYCVGWDLQDLLTVGFKGAAGKVESNPAKHFRSALGQIVNFFYTLQGEAAGAQALSNFDTLLAPFVKNDELRYKDVKQAIQEFLFNVNVPTRTGFQTPFVNLTFDLVVPEIYKNQPVIIGGEFKNQTYSEFQEEMDMINRAFLEVMLEGDAKGRPFTFPIPTYNITKDFDWDNSNIKLLWEITGKYGIPYFSNFINSDMSPDDVRSMCCRLRLDKKELRKRGGGLFGANPQTGSIGVVTIDLPRIGYLSKTKEEFKQRLERLMELARESLEIKRKVLEKFTDEGLYPYSKFYLRSVKERTKKYWTNHFSTIGIIGMNEACLNLFGKDIGTQEGRDFAIEIMNFIREKLIKFQEETGNLYNLEATPAEGTSYRLAKIDKTKYPDIIVANEESYKKGAEPFYTNSTQLPVNYTDDIFLAFELQDALQTLYTGGTVFHIFIGEKIHSANGIKSLVKTICENFHLPYFTITPTFSICPNDGYISGEHFECPRCKSECEVYSRVVGYLRPISQWNKGKQEEFKIRKTFSVK; from the coding sequence ATGTTTGAGAAAATAAAGAAAAGAAATGGTGAAATTGTAAATTTTGATGCTTCAAAGATAACAAATGCAATTTTAAAGGCAGGACAGGCAACAGGTGAATTTGGATTTGATATTGCAAAAAAATTAACCTTAAGAGTCCTTGATATCGCAATTAATACAATAGGTGAAAAAATACCAAATGTTGAAGAAATCCAGGATATTGTTGAAGAAGTTCTAATTTCTTCTCCGTATAAAAAAACAGCAAAAGCATACATAATTTACAGGGAACAGCATGCCAAAATAAGAGAAATTACAACTAAAGCAAGTTTAGACCTTGTTGACCAGTATTTAACTAAAATTGACTGGCGAGTAAATGAGAATAGTAATATGAGTTTTTCTCTTCAAGGGCTAAATAATTATATTTCATCTGAAATTACAAAAACATACTGGTTAAATAATATTTATCCTCCTGAAATAAGAAATGCCTATATAAACGGTGATTTTCATATTCATGATTTAGGATGTCTTTCTGTTTATTGTGTTGGATGGGATTTACAGGATCTTTTGACTGTTGGTTTTAAGGGTGCAGCAGGAAAAGTTGAAAGTAATCCAGCAAAACATTTCAGGTCGGCATTAGGTCAGATAGTTAATTTTTTCTATACACTTCAAGGAGAAGCAGCAGGCGCTCAGGCACTATCCAATTTTGATACTTTGCTTGCTCCTTTTGTAAAAAATGATGAACTTCGCTATAAAGATGTAAAACAGGCAATTCAGGAATTTTTATTTAATGTAAATGTCCCAACAAGAACTGGATTTCAAACACCTTTTGTAAATTTGACATTTGACCTGGTAGTCCCTGAAATATACAAAAATCAGCCAGTAATTATAGGGGGAGAATTTAAAAATCAAACATATTCTGAATTTCAGGAAGAAATGGATATGATAAACCGTGCTTTTCTTGAAGTAATGCTTGAAGGAGATGCTAAAGGAAGGCCTTTTACTTTTCCAATACCAACTTATAATATAACAAAAGATTTCGACTGGGATAACTCAAATATTAAACTCCTGTGGGAAATAACAGGGAAATATGGTATCCCCTATTTTTCTAATTTTATAAATTCTGATATGAGCCCGGATGATGTTCGTTCAATGTGTTGTCGGTTGAGATTGGATAAAAAAGAATTGAGGAAAAGAGGGGGAGGACTTTTTGGTGCTAATCCTCAAACAGGCAGTATTGGGGTTGTAACGATTGATTTACCTCGTATTGGATATTTATCTAAAACAAAAGAAGAATTTAAGCAGCGATTGGAAAGGTTAATGGAACTTGCAAGAGAAAGTTTAGAAATCAAAAGAAAAGTTCTTGAGAAATTTACAGATGAAGGCCTCTATCCATATTCAAAATTTTATTTAAGAAGTGTAAAAGAAAGAACAAAAAAATACTGGACCAATCATTTTTCAACAATAGGTATAATTGGAATGAATGAAGCATGTCTTAATCTTTTTGGGAAAGATATAGGAACACAAGAGGGAAGAGATTTTGCTATTGAGATTATGAATTTTATTAGAGAAAAACTTATTAAATTCCAGGAAGAAACAGGAAATTTATATAATTTAGAAGCAACTCCCGCAGAAGGGACTTCTTATCGTCTGGCTAAAATAGATAAAACAAAATATCCAGATATAATAGTGGCAAATGAAGAAAGTTATAAAAAAGGAGCAGAACCATTTTATACAAACTCTACCCAACTTCCAGTAAATTATACAGATGATATTTTCCTGGCATTTGAATTACAGGATGCACTTCAAACATTATATACAGGAGGAACAGTTTTTCATATTTTTATTGGAGAAAAAATACATTCTGCCAATGGGATAAAAAGTTTAGTAAAAACAATATGTGAGAATTTTCATCTTCCATATTTTACAATTACACCAACTTTTTCAATATGTCCAAACGATGGATATATTTCTGGTGAGCATTTTGAATGTCCAAGATGTAAGTCAGAATGTGAGGTCTATTCAAGAGTAGTTGGTTATTTAAGGCCTATAAGTCAGTGGAATAAAGGAAAACAGGAAGAATTTAAAATAAGAAAAACATTTTCTGTAAAATGA
- a CDS encoding carboxypeptidase regulatory-like domain-containing protein, with protein sequence MKKFFYFFIFVFSFPCFCDTITGIIQTKEKKAISSANVSIFNIPQTGKTPLKTVISDSNGKFKIDNLETGYYKIVVQKKGFCDSTLGKIEVNQAKFGVVKYEIIMSIPGAISGFVYDQEGKPISGAKVFISKDIYTLTNSKGFYKLDGLNPGTKYIYVQADGFVKEHKNTVVEEGKEAGGINFSLPYAGSIKGIIVDSETEKPIDNVDISCSGTSFCSTKTNKNGYFYIDGLKPGYYSLYAYRQGYEDIRIEKKFDLKPKETVDAGKIQMKIRAKYFHLASKEWLFTPEEKVKVYFNAFRIKSATIDVYEIDLLNEINKTKLRDISINEILMSSDLSGKSPVLSKKFEITYPTPLTELYDRNFLLDQFPEGAYVFALKPEGFAEIKGWFFVSDIGFISKISNKKTNITLFSLTKGDILPDIQIFLFDNLWNLKATTTTDSNGQCNFESFNKFIAVKGNSFAFSDTCNSIYGGTYENKTVYAYTDRPVYRPGQVVNFKAIPRIDMGDKYSVAEFSSCEIKVKLPDETVVYETQIIPGTTNSIYGSYTLPEEPPLGTYKIEFMTIGKNELSGYCNFKVLEYRKPEFSIDIKTDKNVYLPGEKIKVLITAKYYFGTPVKNTDVLWAIYSRQIWENDNDDYEYGEEYGGWWKGGLVCSGKGTTDENGISLIEIPTQLSYEIKQIFTIEVRMTDESRREIIQSTKIVIVPGSFEIAITTSKYIYSPEEEIPVYLSIKYYDGREFKGKKQLKLIVSQEKYDKNKRRWSYNNIISKNVILNNAKTTFNIKPGITGYIKIIVQGIDEYNNIISATKYVWITGRDYYSQWYGKKELEIVSDKKKYKPGETAKILINSSYSDLTILYTIEGYEIFENRVIKMNGNSVLLELPIKYEFIPNIYITICAVRNKSFLYSSKSLVVSCDDKFLNVEITSDKPKYQPGEKAKYLIKIKDNTGNPVSAEFSMGVVDEAIYSISNELVPEIEDFFYGLKGNNVITGYSFYRWYYGGAGKDFAQQDIRKNFKDTAFWLPLALTDENGIGKIEVELPDNLTTWRTTIRSVTDDTKVGTGKNNITTAKPLMANLITPRFFVENDRLLISGVIHNYTGSQQKIYTKIHAEGLDILDETEKIIELPSGKSARVDWKVKVNSVKQVIITLYAKSSEFSDGMELKIPVFLYGTDERYVFAGQCDDVRVDTFYLPIGTIPSSIDIRSYIYPSLVSGMFTSLEALSKYPYGCIEQTLNGFLPAIQVADTLTKIKSYDLYFLASDRIKFEQMLKELPKKVSDGLIKLYNYQNEDGGWGWWQNDISNPYITGYVIFGLTHAKKSGYIVNEDRYQRGKECLKNMLNTVNDYNQKEFILYVLTYTGENSLPVVEEIYNNRDKLNSYTIAQLCLILKERGDTRANTLLDELCTKLVKPTTYLNYWAVEDGNYSWIHNNIEATAWGLCAILAINPKREEIPFIIRYLVMKKQGGLWMSTKDTAICLFAFTNYLMITDELSPDYTFILSVNKKNIAEEKIDRESIKKFMTTIDINTENLSIGKINSIEIEKKGQGNLYYSNVIKFSVKDISIPPFDGGFKILRRYTEIKSRETIDKEGNRIYVYDDINREVKSGEKIRVEIKISGGEKYEYVMIEDPIPSGCEVVNELSEDNWWYCRREIRDEKIVFFTTSWGAKEKTIVYYLRAETPGSYNILPTKAQLMYLPEIWGHSQGNNLIIKEK encoded by the coding sequence ATGAAAAAATTTTTTTATTTTTTTATTTTTGTTTTTTCCTTTCCCTGCTTTTGTGACACAATTACAGGAATTATACAGACAAAAGAAAAAAAAGCAATTAGTAGCGCCAATGTCTCTATCTTCAATATTCCTCAAACAGGTAAAACTCCATTGAAAACAGTTATTTCAGATAGTAATGGAAAATTCAAAATTGATAATCTTGAGACCGGCTATTACAAAATTGTTGTTCAAAAAAAAGGATTTTGCGATAGTACACTTGGAAAAATTGAGGTAAATCAAGCAAAATTTGGAGTTGTAAAATACGAAATCATAATGAGTATTCCAGGAGCAATAAGCGGGTTTGTATATGACCAGGAAGGAAAACCAATTTCAGGAGCAAAGGTATTTATATCCAAGGATATTTATACACTGACAAATAGCAAGGGATTTTATAAACTTGATGGATTAAATCCTGGAACAAAATATATCTATGTTCAAGCAGACGGTTTTGTTAAAGAACATAAAAATACTGTTGTTGAAGAAGGGAAAGAAGCAGGTGGAATAAATTTTTCCCTTCCTTATGCAGGAAGTATAAAAGGAATTATTGTTGATTCTGAAACAGAAAAGCCAATAGATAATGTGGATATTTCTTGTTCAGGTACTTCTTTTTGTTCAACAAAAACAAATAAAAACGGTTATTTCTATATTGATGGGTTGAAACCAGGATATTATAGTTTATATGCATATAGACAGGGATATGAAGACATAAGAATTGAAAAGAAGTTTGATTTAAAACCAAAAGAAACTGTTGATGCAGGGAAAATACAGATGAAAATTAGAGCAAAATATTTTCATCTTGCCTCAAAAGAATGGTTATTTACTCCAGAAGAAAAAGTTAAAGTGTACTTTAATGCATTTAGAATAAAAAGTGCCACAATTGATGTATATGAAATTGACCTGCTTAATGAAATAAATAAGACAAAATTAAGAGACATTTCCATAAATGAAATCCTGATGTCTTCTGATTTATCAGGGAAGAGTCCTGTTCTAAGTAAAAAGTTTGAAATTACATATCCTACTCCATTAACTGAACTTTATGACAGAAATTTTTTATTGGACCAATTTCCTGAAGGGGCATATGTTTTTGCATTAAAACCAGAAGGATTTGCAGAAATAAAAGGATGGTTTTTTGTCTCTGACATTGGATTCATCTCAAAAATATCCAATAAAAAAACGAATATTACATTATTCTCTCTCACAAAAGGTGATATTCTCCCTGATATTCAAATATTTTTATTTGATAATTTATGGAATTTAAAAGCAACTACAACAACAGATAGTAATGGTCAGTGTAATTTCGAAAGTTTTAATAAGTTTATTGCTGTCAAAGGAAATTCTTTTGCATTTTCAGACACCTGTAATTCAATATATGGCGGGACTTATGAGAACAAAACAGTCTATGCTTATACTGATAGACCTGTTTATAGACCAGGGCAGGTAGTTAATTTTAAAGCAATTCCAAGGATTGATATGGGAGATAAATATTCTGTAGCAGAATTTTCTTCATGTGAGATTAAAGTAAAATTACCTGATGAAACAGTTGTTTATGAAACACAAATTATTCCAGGAACAACTAATTCTATTTATGGTTCATACACCCTGCCAGAAGAACCTCCACTTGGAACATACAAAATTGAATTTATGACTATTGGGAAAAATGAATTAAGTGGTTATTGTAATTTTAAGGTTTTAGAATATAGGAAGCCAGAATTTTCTATTGATATCAAGACAGATAAAAATGTTTATCTTCCAGGTGAAAAAATTAAAGTTCTTATTACAGCAAAATATTACTTTGGAACACCTGTAAAAAATACAGATGTGTTATGGGCTATATATTCAAGACAAATATGGGAAAATGATAATGATGATTATGAATATGGTGAAGAATATGGAGGATGGTGGAAAGGTGGACTTGTTTGTTCTGGGAAAGGGACAACAGATGAAAATGGTATTTCCTTAATTGAAATTCCAACACAACTTTCATATGAAATAAAACAAATATTTACGATTGAGGTTAGGATGACAGATGAAAGCAGAAGAGAAATAATACAAAGTACAAAAATAGTAATTGTTCCTGGAAGTTTTGAAATAGCAATAACAACATCAAAATATATTTATTCTCCTGAAGAAGAAATTCCTGTTTACCTTTCAATAAAATATTATGATGGGCGAGAATTCAAAGGGAAAAAACAATTAAAACTAATAGTCAGTCAGGAAAAGTATGATAAGAACAAAAGAAGATGGAGTTATAATAATATTATTTCAAAAAATGTTATTCTTAACAATGCGAAAACAACTTTCAATATAAAACCAGGTATAACAGGGTACATAAAAATTATTGTTCAGGGAATTGATGAATATAATAATATCATCTCTGCAACAAAATATGTTTGGATAACTGGCAGAGATTATTATTCTCAATGGTATGGTAAAAAAGAACTTGAAATTGTATCTGATAAGAAAAAATATAAGCCAGGAGAAACTGCAAAAATTCTTATAAACTCCTCTTATAGTGATTTAACAATTCTTTATACAATTGAGGGCTATGAAATTTTTGAAAATAGAGTAATTAAAATGAATGGAAATTCTGTTTTGTTAGAACTTCCAATTAAATATGAATTCATTCCAAATATTTACATTACAATCTGCGCTGTAAGGAACAAAAGTTTTCTGTATTCAAGCAAATCTCTCGTTGTATCCTGTGATGATAAATTTCTTAATGTTGAAATAACTTCTGATAAACCAAAATACCAACCAGGAGAAAAAGCAAAATATCTGATTAAAATAAAAGATAATACAGGAAATCCTGTTTCTGCTGAATTTTCAATGGGAGTGGTTGATGAAGCGATTTATTCAATTTCAAACGAACTTGTACCAGAAATAGAGGACTTTTTTTATGGTTTGAAAGGAAATAATGTTATAACTGGATATTCTTTTTACAGATGGTATTATGGCGGTGCTGGAAAGGACTTTGCACAGCAGGATATAAGAAAAAACTTTAAAGATACTGCCTTCTGGTTACCTCTTGCATTAACAGATGAAAATGGTATAGGAAAAATTGAAGTTGAACTTCCAGATAACCTTACAACATGGAGAACTACAATTCGTTCTGTTACTGATGATACAAAAGTTGGTACAGGAAAAAATAATATTACAACTGCAAAACCACTTATGGCAAATTTGATAACACCAAGATTTTTTGTTGAAAATGACCGACTTTTAATTTCAGGAGTTATACATAATTATACTGGAAGTCAACAAAAAATTTATACAAAAATACATGCAGAAGGACTTGATATTCTTGACGAAACAGAAAAAATAATTGAATTACCATCTGGTAAATCCGCAAGAGTTGACTGGAAAGTGAAAGTAAATTCAGTTAAACAGGTAATAATTACACTCTATGCAAAATCATCTGAATTTTCTGATGGTATGGAACTTAAAATACCTGTTTTTTTATATGGTACAGATGAAAGATATGTATTTGCAGGTCAGTGTGATGATGTTAGAGTTGATACATTTTATTTACCCATTGGAACAATTCCTTCTTCAATTGACATAAGGTCTTATATTTATCCCTCTCTTGTTTCTGGTATGTTCACTTCTCTTGAAGCACTTTCAAAATATCCATATGGATGTATTGAACAAACACTCAATGGTTTTCTCCCTGCTATTCAGGTTGCAGATACACTTACAAAAATTAAATCATATGACCTTTATTTTCTTGCATCTGATAGAATAAAATTTGAACAAATGTTAAAAGAATTGCCTAAAAAAGTAAGTGATGGATTGATTAAACTTTATAACTACCAGAATGAAGATGGAGGATGGGGGTGGTGGCAAAACGATATAAGCAATCCATATATAACTGGATATGTGATATTTGGATTAACTCATGCCAAAAAATCAGGATATATTGTAAATGAGGATAGATACCAAAGAGGAAAAGAATGCTTGAAAAATATGCTTAATACTGTAAATGACTACAATCAGAAAGAATTTATACTTTATGTTCTAACATATACTGGTGAAAACAGCTTACCAGTTGTTGAAGAAATTTATAATAACAGAGATAAACTAAATTCCTATACCATTGCTCAATTATGCCTTATTTTAAAGGAAAGAGGAGACACAAGAGCAAATACTTTACTTGATGAACTATGCACCAAACTTGTAAAGCCTACTACATATCTTAATTACTGGGCAGTTGAAGACGGAAATTATTCCTGGATTCATAATAATATTGAAGCAACTGCATGGGGATTATGTGCAATACTGGCAATAAATCCTAAAAGAGAAGAAATTCCTTTTATTATAAGGTATCTTGTTATGAAAAAGCAGGGAGGACTCTGGATGTCAACGAAAGATACTGCTATATGTCTTTTTGCTTTCACCAATTATCTTATGATTACAGATGAGTTATCACCTGATTATACTTTCATTCTTTCAGTCAATAAAAAAAATATTGCAGAAGAAAAAATTGATAGAGAAAGTATTAAGAAGTTTATGACAACTATTGATATAAATACAGAAAATCTGAGCATAGGAAAAATAAATTCAATAGAGATAGAGAAAAAAGGACAGGGTAATCTTTATTATTCTAATGTAATTAAATTTTCTGTAAAAGATATCTCTATTCCACCTTTTGATGGCGGATTTAAGATATTACGAAGATATACTGAAATAAAATCAAGAGAAACAATTGATAAAGAAGGGAATAGAATCTATGTTTATGATGATATCAATAGAGAAGTTAAAAGTGGTGAAAAAATCCGTGTTGAAATAAAAATTTCGGGTGGAGAAAAATATGAATATGTAATGATAGAAGACCCAATTCCATCAGGATGTGAAGTTGTTAATGAGTTATCAGAAGATAATTGGTGGTATTGCAGAAGAGAAATAAGAGATGAAAAAATTGTTTTTTTCACAACTTCCTGGGGAGCAAAAGAAAAAACAATTGTTTATTATTTAAGAGCAGAAACTCCCGGTTCATATAATATTCTTCCAACAAAAGCACAATTGATGTATTTACCAGAAATCTGGGGACATTCTCAGGGAAATAATTTAATAATTAAGGAAAAATGA
- a CDS encoding AMMECR1 family protein, with translation MYNKIKRKLLNYYSKISRNFLVLCLAVNIFFPSVFEEKAIFICRKTIENYITGYSEIIPENLPEIFNKPIPVFVSLKKGNQTRGCSGSFKTETGTLAGDLIKFSIIAATEDYRYRPVDLQELKDIKIQITIPEIPVEISSISFYNPENEGLIVKKSGKQGLVLPKEAKTGEYALKMCLRNAGINDEQGITIFKFKAKVFIEGEK, from the coding sequence ATGTATAATAAGATAAAAAGAAAATTACTGAATTATTACTCAAAGATTTCCAGGAATTTTTTAGTTCTTTGTTTAGCAGTAAATATTTTTTTTCCATCAGTTTTTGAAGAAAAAGCGATATTCATCTGTAGAAAGACAATTGAAAATTATATAACAGGGTATAGCGAAATAATTCCTGAAAATCTCCCAGAAATTTTTAATAAACCAATTCCAGTTTTTGTTTCTCTCAAAAAAGGGAATCAAACTAGAGGTTGTTCTGGTAGTTTTAAAACAGAAACGGGAACACTTGCTGGAGACCTTATAAAATTTTCAATTATTGCTGCTACTGAGGATTATAGGTATAGACCTGTTGATTTACAGGAATTAAAAGACATAAAGATACAGATAACAATTCCTGAAATTCCTGTTGAAATATCTTCTATCTCTTTTTATAATCCTGAAAATGAAGGACTTATTGTTAAAAAATCTGGCAAACAGGGTCTTGTTCTTCCAAAAGAAGCAAAAACAGGTGAATATGCACTAAAAATGTGTTTAAGAAATGCAGGTATTAATGATGAACAAGGAATTACAATTTTTAAGTTCAAAGCAAAAGTTTTTATAGAAGGTGAAAAATGA